GGCGGAATTCATGAACGCCAACATCCCCGGCATGTCGGTGCCGAACGAGATGATCGACGAGCTCAAAGCTGCTGGGGAGAAGGCTGAAGACGTCGGAGTCGATATCGCCGTACGGACAATCAAGGCGGTTCGGCCGCATTGCGACGGCGTGCATATCATGGCGATCAAAGCCACGCATCGGTTGGCTGAGATCATCACCAAAGCTGAATTGAACTGATGACGATTCTCGATTTTCAGCAGTTGAAACGAGACCGGAAGAAACTCGCCGTTGTGACGGCCTATGATGCGCTGTTCGCGCGCATTGTCGAGCAAGCGGGAATCCGGGTAATGCTGGTAGGGGATTCGCTGGGCATGGTCGTTCAGGGAAAACCCAACACGCTCACGGTGACGATGGAGGACATGCTGTATCACACCAAATTGGTCGCCGGGGTGGTGCAGCGAGCTCTGGTGATTGCGGATATGCCGTTCATGTCCTATCAGGCCAGCACAGAGGAGGCCCTGCGCAATGCAGGTAAATTGATGCAAGCCGGCGCCGCCGCTGTAAAGCTGGAGGGGGGCGCCGTGATGGCGGATCGAATCAACGCCATGACGAGCGTTGGGATTCCTGTCATGGGCCACCTGGGTATGACCCCGCAATCAGTCTATGCGCTGGGCGGATACAAGGTCCAAGGCAAAGCCGATGATCAAGCGTCCAGGTTGCTCCAGGATGCAAAGGCCGTCGAAGCTGCCGGAGCCTTCGCGCTTGTCTTGGAAGCGATACCGGCTGATTTGGCCAGGAAGATCACTCAAACCCTTTCAATCTCGACCATCGGAATAGGAGCGGGGCCTTACTGCGACGGCCAGGTGCTTGTGCTCTACGATCTCCTTGGCCTCTTCGATGCGTTCACTCCGAAATTCGTGAAGACATACGCACACCTCAAATCAGACACCCTCCAAGCGCTGAGCCGATATAAAGAAGAAGTGGAACAGGGAAAGTTTCCGAGCGACTCCGAAAGCTACCACTAGGTTTTAGTGCGTCACCTCCTCAATGGTCCCCGGGCCTTGATCCAATCCGATAAGCGGAATGTGCGGATATTGACCGACAGAGTGTGCTTGCAACGCGTTCAATAAGCGTGTGACATCGATGCCCATATATGCGGAGGGAACGTTCCGCAGTCGAACGATTCCCGCGTGAACGAGCCTCTGGGCAGCGGCCTCGTTTCCCATGAACCGCTTGAGGTTTGCCGCGGCGAGTTGAATCAGAGATTGGAAGAAGTTGCCTTGTACTGAGTTGCGCCCTGAGGCATGCCACAATCCTTCAAAGACCTCATGCGATTCCCACCAAAAGGCGAAATTATAAAGATCGATCCCATAGAGATAGTCATCTGAGCGCCTCCATTGGGTTGCCGGGAAAAGACCAGGCTTCGGCTCTGGTTGGCCATACGAGTGGCCACGAGGGTTCCGTCGTGGATGCGGTGTCTGGCCTGGCAGATAACGATAGGAAGGGAATGGACGTGGAGAGTAACGGGGCCAGTCGGGACGGAGAGGCCTCGGCTCAGCCGTCACGACACTCATACAGCGGTACATGGTACTTGAAATACGGCTCGGTCTTCCAACCGGATCGCGGTCAGCTGCCGTCCCCACACACAGCCGCTGTCGATGGCTAAAAGGTGATCTTCGCAATGAAGCCCCAGCGCGGCCCAATGGCCGCACACGATGGTGGCATGGCGAGGCTCTCGAGTGTCAACCTTGAACCAAGGGAGATAGCCGGTAGGGATTCGTTCGGGCGGACCGTTGAAAGAAGATTCCATCCGACCCTCGGGAGAACAGGCTCGGAGTCTGGTGAGGACCTTGATGATGGTTGCGAGTCGAGTGGGGCCGGTCAAGTGGGAGGACCACTGTAGATATTTGCTGGGATACAAGGCTCGAAGGATGTCTTGATAAGAAGGACCTTGCAACCCGGCTTCGACTTCGCGGGCCAATCTTTCCACTTCATCAATGGACCATTGCGGCAGCAAACCCGCGTGAACAAGAAGGAAAGAATCCTCGCGATAAACAAGACGTTGTTGACGGACCCACGTCAGGAGCTCGTCACGATCCGGCGCAGTCAGGATCTCCTGGAGCGTGTCCTCCGGACGTTCCGTGACAATGCCCTCGGCCACGGCAAGAAGAAAAAGGTCATGGTTGCCCAGTACGACCACGGCCCGATCTCGAAGATTCTTGATGTAGCGGATGACGTTCAGCGAGTCCGGGCCGCGGTTGACGAGATCGCCGACGAACCACAGTCGATCTATCCTGGGATCAAAGCGAATATGCTGAACGAGGCGTTGCAGAGGCTCGTAGCATCCTTGCACATCGCCGACTGCGTAAGTCGCCATAGAAAAGAACTGTCAACAGTCAATGGTGATTAGTCACTCAAAAAAGAGAAAGCTGAACGTTCTTTGCAATGACTGATGACCAGTGACCAACGACGAGATTAAGGATACCGAGCCTCAATCTTACTTGAGAGCCCGCCGCGCGCGGTGAAGGCGCCGGTCACTGTTGCCCTAACAGGCCGGCAGGCTTTGACAATATCTTGAAGGATCCTGTTGACGGCGTTCTCGTAGAAGATGCCGAGGTTCCGATAGGCATGGATGTACATTTTGAGTGCCTTTAGCTCAAGACAATCTTTGTCGGGCATGTAGTGGAGTGTGATGGTTCCGAAGTCCGGCAAATTGGTTTTTGGGCAAATCGCCGTGTACTCGGGAATCTCAATCGTGATTTCATATCCTTTGTATTGATTGGGGAACGTTTCAATATTCGGCAAAGGGTCGGTTATGCCGCTTTTTGCGTGCCGCTCGTTGTAGCCCAGCTTCGTGGCCTTTTGCTTGTCCCTCATTTTCTCCTCTCTTCGCTCGGGGGCAGTGGAGATGCCTCCTAACTGCGCGCATGCACCGAGCACCGACCTTCATCTAGAGTCTTGATCAAAACTTGTGTGCGCGGTGCGCGAGCACGGGAGGTATCTCCGCTGGCCCATCACACTTGCTTCATCCACTCGGTCTGACCGATTTTTTCCAGTTCCATATAAAGCGAGACCCATGGACATTTCATCTCGGGATAGACCTCGCAGAACCCGCCTTTCCGCACCCCTCCACAGGGGCCGTGCGCCATGAATTTCGGGCATTCGGCTTTGACTGAATCGTCTGGAATCGGTGGGCGTTTATGGACACCACCGGCATGGACACCGGCATCATCTTCGCCTGGGATGAGTACACGAAGTGGCATGGTATGCAGTGTAAACGGAATACGGCAGATCGGCAATGTCTAAACGTGAACGGTTGAAAAGCTTGGAAAGGCTCACCCACGCGAATTTCTTATTCCAGCTATTTGGGACGAATGGCCTACCTTAGCTGGCTGAATCTAGGCCTTTTCATTTGGACATTTTGGGTCCTCTTAGAGTTGCTTTGAATTTCATGGCGTTATACTATCACAGTATGTTCGTCACGAAATTCTTAACAAGGTGGGTGTCACGACAGAGATCAAAAAAGGCTGATCAAAGATTGACAGTCTTTTTTCGCCTTTGCTAGGATGCTCAGGACTCGGTGACTATTACGCAGTGATCGGATTGTCCAAGTCCTCAAGTCCTCAAGTTTTCTTCGATGCATGTCGGCAGTGTCAAAGAATGATGAGCAGCGGTCGGCCGTTGCCAACGATATAAGGGAGGTGCCTGATGAGTCTTGATTATGTCA
This genomic window from Candidatus Nitrospira nitrificans contains:
- the panB gene encoding 3-methyl-2-oxobutanoate hydroxymethyltransferase, yielding MTILDFQQLKRDRKKLAVVTAYDALFARIVEQAGIRVMLVGDSLGMVVQGKPNTLTVTMEDMLYHTKLVAGVVQRALVIADMPFMSYQASTEEALRNAGKLMQAGAAAVKLEGGAVMADRINAMTSVGIPVMGHLGMTPQSVYALGGYKVQGKADDQASRLLQDAKAVEAAGAFALVLEAIPADLARKITQTLSISTIGIGAGPYCDGQVLVLYDLLGLFDAFTPKFVKTYAHLKSDTLQALSRYKEEVEQGKFPSDSESYH
- the queF gene encoding preQ(1) synthase, whose protein sequence is MRDKQKATKLGYNERHAKSGITDPLPNIETFPNQYKGYEITIEIPEYTAICPKTNLPDFGTITLHYMPDKDCLELKALKMYIHAYRNLGIFYENAVNRILQDIVKACRPVRATVTGAFTARGGLSSKIEARYP
- a CDS encoding symmetrical bis(5'-nucleosyl)-tetraphosphatase; this encodes MATYAVGDVQGCYEPLQRLVQHIRFDPRIDRLWFVGDLVNRGPDSLNVIRYIKNLRDRAVVVLGNHDLFLLAVAEGIVTERPEDTLQEILTAPDRDELLTWVRQQRLVYREDSFLLVHAGLLPQWSIDEVERLAREVEAGLQGPSYQDILRALYPSKYLQWSSHLTGPTRLATIIKVLTRLRACSPEGRMESSFNGPPERIPTGYLPWFKVDTREPRHATIVCGHWAALGLHCEDHLLAIDSGCVWGRQLTAIRLEDRAVFQVPCTAV
- a CDS encoding DUF309 domain-containing protein; this encodes MYRCMSVVTAEPRPLRPDWPRYSPRPFPSYRYLPGQTPHPRRNPRGHSYGQPEPKPGLFPATQWRRSDDYLYGIDLYNFAFWWESHEVFEGLWHASGRNSVQGNFFQSLIQLAAANLKRFMGNEAAAQRLVHAGIVRLRNVPSAYMGIDVTRLLNALQAHSVGQYPHIPLIGLDQGPGTIEEVTH
- a CDS encoding methylenetetrahydrofolate reductase C-terminal domain-containing protein yields the protein MPLRVLIPGEDDAGVHAGGVHKRPPIPDDSVKAECPKFMAHGPCGGVRKGGFCEVYPEMKCPWVSLYMELEKIGQTEWMKQV